One window of the Streptomyces asoensis genome contains the following:
- a CDS encoding DUF4097 family beta strand repeat-containing protein, with translation MARTSLSVRAVLVTGAVVVLAAGTTACGAAADDEHPDHRSFALQGSTLTIDSDDSALEIVASDTAEAGKVDVTRWFQGSVTIGKEPKVTWSMKDDRLTLRLHCSGLVADCAAKHRVEVPRGAAVKVEDDDGSVRARGFRDALSVHAEDGSVQVTDSSGPLELRTEDGSVRAEVSSRSVDTRTEDGSVHLTLAAVPDRVESVSEDGSVTITLPEATYRVTTKTDDGGVDVSVPRDESSAHVVSARTTDGKVTVRNAN, from the coding sequence ATGGCACGTACGTCACTTTCGGTCCGCGCGGTCCTCGTCACCGGGGCCGTCGTGGTCCTGGCCGCCGGCACGACCGCCTGCGGCGCCGCCGCCGACGACGAGCATCCCGATCACCGGTCCTTCGCCCTCCAGGGCAGCACGCTCACCATCGACTCCGACGACTCGGCGCTCGAGATCGTCGCGTCGGACACGGCCGAGGCGGGCAAGGTCGACGTCACCCGCTGGTTCCAGGGGTCGGTCACCATCGGCAAGGAGCCGAAGGTGACCTGGTCGATGAAGGACGACCGGCTGACGCTGCGGCTGCACTGCTCCGGCCTGGTCGCCGACTGCGCCGCCAAACACCGTGTCGAGGTGCCCCGGGGCGCCGCCGTGAAGGTCGAGGACGACGACGGCAGCGTCCGGGCACGGGGCTTCCGGGACGCGCTGAGCGTGCACGCCGAGGACGGCTCCGTGCAGGTCACCGACTCCAGCGGGCCGCTGGAGCTGCGCACCGAGGACGGTTCCGTACGCGCCGAGGTCTCCTCGCGCTCGGTGGACACCCGTACCGAGGACGGCTCGGTCCACCTCACCCTGGCCGCCGTACCGGACCGGGTGGAGTCCGTCAGCGAGGACGGCTCGGTGACGATCACACTGCCCGAGGCGACCTACCGGGTGACCACGAAGACCGACGACGGCGGGGTGGACGTGTCCGTGCCACGCGACGAGTCCAGCGCGCATGTCGTCAGCGCACGCACCACCGACGGCAAAGTCACCGTCAGGAACGCGAACTAA
- a CDS encoding DUF4383 domain-containing protein, whose product MATHAVHGRSRRRIRFDEHLPVDHRLNLVYRIGAGLMGLGLIAFGIFGIVHNIGFFDTGGDEVWSLNTNGALSWLSVAVGLLLLVGMVIGGNFASTLNMTLGVLFVVSGFLNMALLETDYNFLAFEIQNCMLSFVIGILLLVFGMYGRVGSALPHDNPYWRARHPEE is encoded by the coding sequence ATGGCCACACACGCAGTGCACGGCCGGTCCAGGCGGCGCATCAGGTTCGACGAGCACCTGCCCGTCGACCACCGTCTGAACCTGGTCTACCGGATCGGCGCCGGGCTGATGGGCCTGGGTCTGATCGCCTTCGGGATCTTCGGCATCGTCCACAACATCGGCTTCTTCGACACCGGCGGGGACGAGGTGTGGAGTCTCAACACCAACGGGGCGCTCAGCTGGCTGTCGGTCGCCGTCGGGCTGCTGCTGCTCGTGGGCATGGTGATCGGCGGGAACTTCGCCTCCACGCTGAACATGACCCTCGGTGTCCTGTTCGTCGTGAGCGGCTTTTTGAACATGGCCCTGCTGGAGACGGACTACAACTTCCTGGCCTTCGAGATCCAGAACTGCATGCTCAGCTTCGTGATCGGGATCCTGCTGCTCGTGTTCGGGATGTACGGCAGGGTGGGGTCCGCCCTGCCGCACGACAACCCGTACTGGCGGGCCCGCCACCCCGAGGAGTGA
- a CDS encoding amidase domain-containing protein, translating into MKSRKLSATRRRVAILGAAATSVVAGVALLPNWSAGAAVVDDPKVDAGTKATFQRLADAVFTDRTDALVAGKQGDRTKPLTDGFSGDVKLSSGTARTEDAALSTLGDRKDKLAKAGEKYSKASTTVTLNATRVTGRTAKAAVTESTTLTYEKVRGNEPKSTGFEAHHELTFKADRQGNWQLTDIRDTDQGGLAVNALTKPTSVKVATTADDTMPNAARAATTRNPAAVPKTGTAYDYKAMATYAEKYWNVYNKDYPDYNGHGAGGDCTNFVSQSLKAGGWKHVPGYVYDYTRWFGNADIQSDSFVGVNEWSWFAQNSKRTTALANVYQLEVGDVLQMDFDRDGSKDHTMIVTAKSGGVPYVTYHSNNTLRRSVASLVSSYPTAYFYAYRT; encoded by the coding sequence GTGAAGTCAAGGAAATTGAGCGCGACTCGCCGTCGCGTCGCGATACTCGGGGCAGCCGCCACCTCGGTCGTCGCCGGAGTGGCTCTGCTGCCGAACTGGTCCGCCGGTGCCGCCGTCGTCGACGACCCCAAGGTCGACGCCGGGACCAAGGCCACCTTCCAGCGGCTGGCGGACGCGGTCTTCACCGACCGCACCGACGCCCTGGTCGCCGGCAAGCAGGGAGACCGGACGAAGCCGCTGACCGACGGCTTCTCCGGTGACGTCAAGCTGTCCTCCGGCACGGCCCGCACCGAGGACGCCGCTCTGTCCACGCTGGGTGACCGCAAGGACAAGCTGGCGAAGGCCGGCGAGAAGTACAGCAAGGCCAGCACCACCGTCACCCTGAACGCCACGCGGGTGACCGGCCGTACCGCCAAGGCCGCGGTCACCGAGAGCACGACGCTGACCTACGAGAAGGTCCGCGGCAACGAGCCGAAGAGCACCGGCTTCGAGGCCCACCACGAGCTGACGTTCAAGGCCGACCGGCAGGGCAACTGGCAGCTGACGGACATTCGCGACACCGACCAGGGCGGTCTCGCGGTGAACGCGCTCACCAAGCCGACGTCCGTCAAGGTGGCCACGACTGCGGACGACACCATGCCGAACGCCGCGCGCGCGGCGACCACCCGCAATCCGGCCGCCGTCCCGAAGACCGGCACCGCCTATGACTACAAGGCGATGGCGACCTACGCCGAGAAGTACTGGAACGTCTACAACAAGGACTATCCGGACTACAACGGCCACGGCGCCGGCGGCGACTGCACCAACTTCGTCAGCCAGTCGCTGAAGGCGGGCGGCTGGAAGCACGTCCCCGGCTACGTGTACGACTACACCAGGTGGTTCGGCAACGCCGACATCCAGTCGGACTCGTTCGTCGGCGTCAACGAGTGGTCCTGGTTCGCCCAGAACTCCAAGCGGACCACCGCGCTCGCCAACGTCTACCAGCTCGAGGTCGGCGACGTCCTCCAGATGGACTTCGACCGCGACGGGTCCAAGGACCACACGATGATCGTCACCGCCAAGAGCGGCGGCGTGCCGTACGTGACCTACCACTCGAACAACACCCTGCGCAGGTCGGTGGCGAGCCTCGTCTCGTCGTACCCGACGGCGTACTTCTACGCCTACCGCACCTGA
- a CDS encoding transglycosylase domain-containing protein, protein MSEAGQGDKPQQPDETMQLKVPPSFRADETMQLRVSDIPAVPDMSEGEDEGGGKQRSSKNRRKAPQPSLFARISSFLGPRLAPLLAVLAPYVARVTPYARKLRPQYPRPGRTDWRRWIPSWRQCLGGVLTSIGLSGMLLVVAYAATDIPDNINSYATQQDNVYFWADGTPMARTGWVQRQAMPLKDIPEDVRWAVLAAENASFYSDPGISFKGISRALFRTIGQGDTQGGSTITQQYVKNVYLNQNQTVSRKFTEAMIALKLDNQMSKDDILEGYLNTSWFGRGTYGIQRAAQAYYGKDVGELNASEAAFLASLLKGAGLYDPTLNSANRARAVERWSWTLDRMVDIGKLSKAERAKYTKFPEPLKANPLYDTGEQSDYLVELASSYAKKAGNISDKDFDLGGYQIYTTFDKKRQAQLTDAVTKARKDALKDDPENAKTAHYGASSVASDGRILAVYGGPDHRTQGYNESNATTVSAGSAFLPFVYAAGLENGIHKTRDGDTTPVTGETLYDGDDKVPVTTPEGPYWDRSGKVVAAKNDDGESYGQISLHRALELSVNTPFMQLGMDAGLDVVRTTAEKSGLLSSSLGAQVPALSMGSSTPSAIRMASGYSTFAAGGKHTEPYSVRLITKNGTKVVLDTPDTDRAFGADVAEEVNSALADSFRTAHPDDVPSSQQAAARAGSLGQVAGKAGTTQDDTAAWYVGTAKAVSTAVVVYRIDLGKSLQPLPLKGIAGTTDDSVPYGIWSGAMSPLG, encoded by the coding sequence GTGAGTGAGGCGGGGCAGGGGGACAAGCCCCAACAGCCTGACGAAACCATGCAGTTGAAGGTTCCTCCGTCTTTCCGGGCGGACGAGACCATGCAGCTGCGGGTATCGGATATACCGGCTGTGCCGGATATGTCCGAGGGCGAGGATGAAGGCGGAGGAAAGCAGCGTTCGTCGAAAAATCGACGAAAAGCACCCCAGCCTTCCCTTTTTGCCCGAATTTCTTCTTTCCTGGGTCCCCGGCTCGCCCCGCTCCTCGCCGTACTGGCCCCGTATGTGGCTCGTGTCACGCCCTACGCCCGCAAGCTGCGCCCGCAGTACCCGCGTCCGGGCCGTACCGACTGGCGGCGCTGGATACCCTCCTGGCGGCAGTGCCTCGGCGGCGTCCTGACCTCCATAGGCCTGAGCGGCATGCTCCTGGTCGTCGCCTACGCGGCCACCGACATCCCGGACAACATCAACTCGTACGCCACCCAGCAGGACAACGTGTACTTCTGGGCCGACGGGACGCCGATGGCCCGCACCGGCTGGGTGCAGCGGCAGGCGATGCCGCTGAAGGACATCCCCGAGGACGTCCGCTGGGCGGTGCTCGCCGCCGAGAACGCCAGCTTCTACAGCGACCCCGGCATCTCCTTCAAGGGCATCAGTCGTGCCCTGTTCCGCACCATCGGTCAGGGCGACACCCAGGGCGGCTCCACGATCACCCAGCAGTACGTCAAGAACGTCTACCTGAACCAGAACCAGACGGTCAGCCGCAAGTTCACCGAGGCCATGATCGCCCTCAAGCTCGACAACCAGATGAGCAAGGACGACATCCTCGAGGGCTACCTCAACACCAGCTGGTTCGGCCGCGGCACCTACGGCATCCAGCGCGCCGCCCAGGCCTATTACGGCAAGGACGTCGGCGAACTCAACGCCAGCGAGGCCGCGTTCCTCGCCTCCCTGCTCAAGGGCGCGGGCCTGTACGACCCGACCCTGAACTCGGCCAACCGCGCCCGGGCCGTGGAGCGCTGGTCGTGGACCCTGGACCGGATGGTCGACATCGGCAAACTGTCGAAGGCCGAGCGCGCCAAGTACACGAAGTTCCCCGAGCCGCTCAAGGCCAACCCGCTGTACGACACCGGTGAGCAGAGCGACTACCTGGTGGAACTCGCCTCCTCGTACGCCAAGAAGGCCGGGAACATCTCCGACAAGGACTTCGACCTCGGCGGCTACCAGATCTACACGACCTTCGACAAGAAGCGCCAGGCCCAGCTCACCGACGCCGTCACCAAGGCCCGCAAGGACGCCCTGAAGGACGACCCCGAGAACGCGAAGACCGCCCACTACGGCGCCTCCTCGGTGGCCTCCGACGGGCGGATCCTCGCCGTCTACGGCGGTCCCGACCACCGTACGCAGGGCTACAACGAGTCCAACGCCACCACCGTCTCGGCCGGCAGCGCGTTCCTGCCGTTCGTGTACGCCGCCGGTCTGGAGAACGGGATCCACAAGACCCGCGACGGGGACACCACACCGGTCACCGGGGAGACGCTGTACGACGGCGACGACAAGGTGCCGGTGACGACGCCCGAGGGGCCCTACTGGGACCGCAGCGGCAAGGTGGTGGCCGCGAAGAACGACGACGGCGAGTCGTACGGGCAGATCTCCCTGCACCGGGCGCTGGAGCTGTCGGTGAACACGCCGTTCATGCAGCTCGGCATGGACGCCGGGCTCGACGTGGTGCGCACCACCGCCGAGAAGTCCGGGTTGCTCTCCTCCAGCCTCGGGGCGCAGGTGCCCGCGCTGTCCATGGGCAGTTCGACGCCCAGCGCGATCCGTATGGCGAGCGGCTATTCCACCTTCGCCGCGGGCGGCAAGCACACCGAGCCGTACTCGGTGCGCCTGATCACCAAGAACGGCACCAAGGTCGTCCTGGACACCCCGGACACCGACCGCGCGTTCGGCGCCGACGTGGCCGAGGAGGTCAACTCCGCGCTCGCGGACTCCTTCCGCACCGCCCACCCGGACGACGTGCCCTCCTCGCAGCAGGCGGCGGCCCGGGCCGGCTCGCTCGGTCAGGTGGCCGGGAAGGCGGGCACCACCCAGGACGACACCGCGGCCTGGTACGTCGGCACGGCCAAGGCCGTGTCCACGGCGGTCGTCGTCTACCGCATCGACCTCGGCAAGAGCCTCCAACCACTTCCACTGAAGGGCATCGCCGGCACGACCGACGACAGCGTTCCCTACGGCATCTGGTCAGGTGCCATGAGCCCGCTCGGCTGA
- a CDS encoding FmdB family zinc ribbon protein: MPRYEYRCRTCGDTFELSRPMAQSADPADCPAGHDDTVKLLSTVAVGGTKSAPAPKAGGGGGCCGGGCCG; the protein is encoded by the coding sequence ATGCCTCGCTACGAGTACCGCTGCCGGACCTGCGGCGACACCTTCGAACTGAGCCGCCCGATGGCGCAGTCCGCCGACCCCGCCGACTGCCCCGCGGGCCACGACGACACCGTCAAACTGCTCTCCACGGTGGCCGTGGGCGGCACGAAGTCCGCCCCCGCGCCCAAGGCGGGCGGCGGGGGCGGATGCTGCGGCGGCGGTTGCTGCGGCTGA
- a CDS encoding HAD family hydrolase, protein MPVLVASDLDRTLIYSAAALALTMPDARAPRLLCVEVHEARPLSFMTETSAQLLTDLGDRAVFVPTTTRTRKQYQRINLPGPEPKYAICANGGHLLVDGATDQDWHASVLARLADECAPLAEVEEHLAKTADPFWLRKQRVAEDLFAYLVVERELLPEEWVKELAVWAENRGWTVSLQGRKIYAVPKPLTKSAAVREVARRTGAELTLAAGDSLLDADLLLVADRGWRPGHGELAEAAWTAPAITALPERGVLAGERILREFLKNS, encoded by the coding sequence ATGCCGGTTCTGGTGGCGAGCGATCTCGACCGTACGCTCATCTACTCGGCGGCCGCCCTGGCGCTGACCATGCCGGACGCGCGGGCGCCGCGGCTGCTGTGCGTGGAGGTGCACGAGGCCAGGCCGCTGTCGTTCATGACGGAGACGTCGGCGCAGCTGCTGACCGACCTCGGCGACCGGGCGGTGTTCGTGCCGACGACCACCCGGACGCGCAAGCAGTACCAGCGCATCAACCTGCCCGGCCCGGAGCCGAAGTACGCGATCTGCGCGAACGGCGGCCATCTGCTGGTCGACGGCGCGACCGATCAGGACTGGCACGCGAGCGTGCTGGCCAGGCTGGCCGACGAGTGCGCGCCGCTCGCGGAGGTGGAGGAGCACCTGGCGAAGACGGCGGACCCGTTCTGGCTGCGCAAGCAGCGGGTCGCCGAGGACCTGTTCGCCTATCTCGTCGTGGAGCGCGAGCTGCTGCCCGAGGAGTGGGTGAAGGAGCTCGCGGTCTGGGCGGAGAACCGCGGCTGGACCGTGTCGCTCCAGGGCCGCAAGATCTACGCCGTGCCGAAGCCGCTGACCAAGAGCGCGGCCGTGCGCGAGGTGGCCCGCCGCACCGGCGCCGAACTGACGCTGGCGGCGGGCGACTCGCTGCTCGACGCCGACCTGCTGCTGGTCGCCGACCGGGGCTGGCGTCCCGGGCACGGCGAGCTGGCCGAGGCCGCCTGGACGGCCCCGGCGATCACCGCCCTGCCCGAGCGGGGCGTGCTGGCCGGGGAGCGCATCCTGCGGGAGTTCCTGAAGAATTCCTGA
- a CDS encoding phosphoribosyltransferase, with amino-acid sequence MNNAVNNGDDGIWSGTWVAERLGVELVGDDTLTGLLGLALRRNPKRAHLLVSNVLGKHVPQSPSVVHGHGFALGRRVRELLGAEEAAEAVVLGYAETATGLGHSVADGLGTAPYLHSTRRPVAGVAQAGGFEESHSHATSHLLLPEDPALLVGDGPLVLVDDEFSTGNTVLNTIRALHERYPRRRYVVVALVDMRSAADAGRLDDFAREIGARVDLITAASGTVRLPEGVLEKGQELVARYEAQFPAALGDVAADARFDASGARGTARQAPHDPHPEADRTGQTRPPGHISRVDLVWPRGLPDGGRHGFTPKHRARLEAALPAMTARLAEAIPDGVERVLVLGFEELMYAPLRLARELEQVVAAEVRYSTTTRSPVLAVDDPGYAIRSRIVFPAHDAPADGPGERYAYNVAGGGFDAVVAVVDSVADTRELHAPDGLLSQLAAHTPHVVLAVVPSYVPEPLYAAALSEERPAMLPEPLRGPAFSSYPPEEVGWLLQDLSDVTLEAPTEEREEAIQSGGAHYAESLPVEYQPSEQYQELFHAALETSAARIAQAVGVVTETVIAERSPRPVLVSLARAGTPVGVLMRRWAQFRHGLDLPHYAVSIVRGRGIDANALRWLAAHHDPRDVVFVDGWTGKGAITRELAAAIEEFEAGGGAAGFDAEIAVLADPGSCVRTYGTRDDFLIPSACLNSTVSGLISRTVLRADLVGPNDFHGAKFYRELAGTDVSVAFLDAVAARFPEVADAVGGAVKELLASDRTPSWEGWRAVERISEEYGIHDVNLVKPGVGETTRVLLRRVPWKILARAGAGADLDHVRLLAGQRGVPVEEVGDLPYTCVGLIHPQFTRGATGADGKAVTV; translated from the coding sequence ATGAACAACGCAGTGAACAACGGGGACGACGGGATCTGGTCCGGGACGTGGGTCGCCGAGCGGCTCGGTGTCGAGCTCGTGGGCGACGACACGCTGACGGGCCTGCTGGGGCTGGCCCTGCGCCGCAACCCCAAGCGGGCGCATCTGCTGGTCTCCAACGTCCTCGGCAAGCACGTCCCGCAGTCGCCGTCCGTGGTGCACGGCCACGGGTTCGCCCTCGGCCGCCGGGTGCGTGAGCTGCTCGGCGCCGAGGAGGCGGCCGAGGCGGTCGTCCTGGGCTACGCGGAGACCGCCACCGGCCTCGGCCACTCGGTCGCCGACGGCCTCGGCACCGCCCCCTACCTGCACTCCACCCGCCGCCCGGTCGCCGGGGTCGCGCAGGCGGGCGGCTTCGAGGAGTCCCACTCGCACGCGACCTCGCACCTGCTGCTGCCGGAGGACCCGGCGCTGCTGGTCGGCGACGGGCCGCTGGTCCTGGTCGACGACGAGTTCTCGACCGGCAACACGGTCCTGAACACCATCCGGGCCCTGCACGAGCGCTATCCGCGGCGGCGCTACGTCGTCGTCGCCCTCGTCGACATGCGCTCGGCGGCCGATGCGGGCCGCCTGGACGACTTCGCCCGCGAGATCGGCGCCCGCGTCGACCTCATCACCGCCGCCTCCGGCACGGTACGGCTCCCCGAGGGCGTGCTGGAGAAGGGCCAGGAACTGGTCGCCCGCTACGAGGCGCAGTTCCCCGCGGCCCTGGGGGACGTTGCAGCCGACGCCCGCTTCGACGCCTCAGGGGCGCGGGGAACTGCGCGACAAGCCCCCCACGACCCGCACCCGGAAGCCGACCGCACCGGGCAGACGCGGCCCCCCGGCCACATATCCCGCGTGGACCTCGTCTGGCCCCGCGGCCTCCCCGACGGCGGTCGGCACGGGTTCACACCCAAGCACCGGGCCCGGCTGGAGGCCGCCCTCCCCGCCATGACGGCCCGTCTCGCCGAGGCGATACCCGACGGCGTCGAACGCGTCCTCGTGCTCGGTTTCGAGGAGCTGATGTACGCGCCGCTCAGGCTGGCCCGTGAGCTGGAGCAGGTGGTGGCCGCCGAGGTGCGCTACTCGACCACCACCCGCTCACCCGTCCTCGCGGTGGACGACCCCGGCTACGCGATACGCAGCCGAATCGTTTTCCCCGCGCACGACGCCCCGGCCGACGGCCCCGGCGAGCGCTATGCCTATAACGTCGCGGGCGGTGGCTTCGACGCCGTCGTCGCCGTCGTGGACTCCGTGGCCGACACCCGGGAGCTGCACGCTCCCGACGGCCTCCTGTCCCAGCTCGCCGCACACACCCCGCACGTCGTCCTCGCGGTCGTGCCGTCGTACGTCCCCGAGCCGCTGTACGCAGCCGCCTTGTCGGAAGAGAGACCCGCCATGCTGCCCGAGCCCCTCCGCGGCCCCGCCTTCTCGTCGTACCCGCCCGAGGAGGTCGGCTGGCTGCTCCAGGACCTCTCGGACGTGACGCTGGAGGCGCCGACCGAGGAGCGGGAGGAGGCCATCCAGAGCGGCGGCGCGCACTACGCCGAGTCGCTGCCCGTCGAGTACCAGCCCAGCGAGCAGTACCAGGAGCTGTTCCACGCGGCGCTCGAGACTTCGGCGGCGCGGATCGCGCAGGCCGTGGGCGTGGTCACGGAGACGGTGATCGCCGAGCGGTCACCCCGGCCCGTGCTCGTCTCGCTCGCCCGGGCCGGCACCCCGGTCGGTGTCCTGATGCGCCGCTGGGCACAGTTCCGGCACGGCCTCGACCTGCCGCACTACGCCGTGTCGATCGTGCGCGGGCGGGGCATCGACGCCAACGCGCTGCGCTGGCTGGCCGCCCACCACGACCCGCGTGACGTCGTCTTCGTCGACGGCTGGACCGGCAAGGGCGCGATCACCCGGGAACTGGCCGCGGCGATCGAGGAGTTCGAGGCGGGCGGCGGAGCGGCCGGCTTCGACGCGGAGATCGCGGTGCTGGCCGACCCGGGCTCGTGCGTGCGGACGTACGGCACCCGCGACGACTTCCTGATCCCGTCCGCCTGCCTCAACTCGACCGTCTCGGGGCTCATCTCGCGGACCGTGCTGCGGGCCGACCTGGTCGGGCCGAACGACTTCCACGGCGCGAAGTTCTACCGCGAGCTCGCCGGCACGGACGTCTCGGTGGCCTTCCTGGACGCCGTCGCCGCCCGCTTCCCCGAGGTCGCGGACGCGGTCGGCGGCGCGGTGAAGGAGCTGCTGGCCAGTGACCGCACGCCGAGCTGGGAGGGCTGGCGGGCCGTCGAGCGGATCAGCGAGGAGTACGGCATCCACGACGTGAACCTGGTCAAGCCCGGGGTCGGCGAGACCACCCGGGTGCTGCTGCGCCGGGTGCCCTGGAAGATCCTGGCGCGGGCCGGAGCGGGCGCCGACCTGGACCACGTACGGCTGCTCGCCGGACAGCGAGGGGTGCCCGTCGAGGAGGTCGGCGACCTGCCGTACACCTGTGTGGGGCTGATCCACCCGCAGTTCACCCGGGGCGCGACCGGCGCCGACGGCAAGGCGGTGACGGTCTGA
- a CDS encoding HpcH/HpaI aldolase/citrate lyase family protein → MRHFGHLAPEVRQRLFYREPCVFDTDAPARLLSAALGATLYSPATRPRLADDIVKQTGRGVVSMVLCLEDSIGDEDVEAGEENLVRQFADLAGRRDVEGAELPLLFIRVRTPEQIPDLVRRLGPTVELLSGFVFPKFTEERGIPFLEALAGAETASGRRLFGMPVLETPELMYRESRVDALEGIARAVDKYRSRVLALRLGVTDFCSSYGLRRAPDMTAYDVQIVASVIADVVNMLGRADGTGFTVTGPVWEYFRVPERMFKPMLRHSPFLEGQAVELREKLIEHAMDGLLREISLDHANGLLGKTCIHPSHVPAVHALSVVSHEEYSDAADILRPERGGGGVLRSQYTNKMNEVKPHRAWAERTMLRAEVFGVAHEDVSFVDLLAAGIPG, encoded by the coding sequence ATGCGTCATTTCGGGCACCTCGCCCCTGAGGTGCGACAGCGCCTCTTCTACCGGGAGCCGTGTGTCTTCGACACGGACGCCCCGGCCAGGCTGCTCTCCGCGGCCCTGGGCGCCACGCTGTACAGCCCGGCCACGCGGCCCCGGCTGGCGGACGACATCGTCAAGCAGACCGGGCGCGGCGTGGTGTCGATGGTGCTGTGCCTGGAGGACTCCATCGGCGACGAGGACGTCGAGGCCGGCGAGGAGAACCTGGTCCGGCAGTTCGCCGACCTGGCGGGGCGCAGGGACGTGGAGGGAGCGGAGCTGCCGCTGCTCTTCATCCGGGTGCGGACGCCCGAGCAGATCCCCGACCTGGTCCGGCGGCTCGGGCCCACCGTGGAGCTGCTGAGCGGGTTCGTCTTCCCGAAGTTCACCGAGGAGCGGGGCATCCCCTTCCTGGAGGCGCTGGCGGGCGCCGAGACGGCGAGCGGGCGGCGGCTGTTCGGCATGCCCGTCCTGGAGACGCCCGAGCTGATGTACCGCGAGTCGCGGGTGGACGCCCTGGAGGGCATCGCCCGCGCCGTCGACAAGTACCGCAGCCGGGTCCTCGCGCTGCGCCTCGGCGTGACGGACTTCTGCTCCTCGTACGGGCTGCGCAGAGCGCCCGACATGACCGCCTACGACGTCCAGATCGTCGCCTCGGTGATCGCCGACGTGGTGAACATGCTGGGCCGGGCCGACGGCACCGGGTTCACGGTGACCGGTCCCGTGTGGGAGTACTTCCGGGTCCCCGAGCGCATGTTCAAGCCGATGCTGCGGCACAGCCCCTTCCTGGAGGGGCAGGCCGTCGAGCTGCGCGAGAAGCTGATAGAGCACGCGATGGACGGGCTGCTGCGCGAGATCTCCCTGGATCACGCCAACGGTCTGCTGGGCAAGACCTGCATCCACCCCTCGCACGTACCGGCCGTGCACGCGCTGTCCGTCGTCAGTCACGAGGAGTACAGCGACGCGGCGGACATCCTGCGGCCGGAACGCGGCGGCGGGGGTGTGCTGCGGTCGCAGTACACGAACAAGATGAACGAGGTGAAGCCGCACCGCGCCTGGGCCGAGCGCACCATGCTCCGCGCCGAGGTCTTCGGTGTCGCGCACGAGGACGTCAGCTTCGTCGACCTGCTCGCCGCCGGAATACCCGGCTGA
- a CDS encoding TerD family protein → MTHAMLKGSNVPLKATTVRAVLRWTPGQGVPDVDASALLLGLDGRVRSDEDFVFYNQPRHPSGKVWRLGKKRVAEGLTDTIQTDLSGVESGVGQILLVASADGVTFDRVRSLTIVLYDAAADGEPLATFDIRPETGEETALICGELYRRGEGWKFRALGEGYSNGLKGLATDFGISVDESEEASAAAPEPAPQTPSLSQPLPPEQPTSAVPQQPAYGYPASLPTYGYGYPDGSFRLPPQGPQFVGR, encoded by the coding sequence ATGACGCACGCGATGCTGAAGGGGTCGAACGTCCCGCTGAAAGCCACCACGGTACGCGCCGTGCTGCGCTGGACCCCCGGGCAGGGGGTCCCGGACGTCGACGCCTCGGCGCTGCTCCTCGGTCTCGACGGCCGTGTGCGCTCCGACGAGGACTTCGTCTTCTACAACCAGCCCCGGCACCCTTCCGGGAAGGTGTGGCGGCTCGGCAAGAAGCGCGTCGCCGAGGGCCTCACGGACACCATCCAGACAGATCTGTCCGGTGTCGAGTCCGGCGTCGGCCAGATTCTCCTGGTCGCTTCGGCGGACGGTGTGACGTTCGACCGCGTACGTTCCCTCACCATCGTGCTGTACGACGCGGCAGCCGACGGCGAGCCGCTGGCCACGTTCGACATCCGCCCCGAGACGGGCGAGGAGACGGCGCTGATCTGCGGCGAGCTGTACCGGCGCGGCGAGGGCTGGAAGTTCCGCGCCCTGGGCGAGGGCTACTCCAACGGTCTCAAGGGCCTGGCCACCGACTTCGGCATCTCGGTGGACGAGTCGGAGGAGGCGTCGGCCGCGGCCCCCGAGCCGGCCCCCCAGACGCCCAGCCTCTCCCAGCCCCTGCCGCCCGAGCAGCCGACCTCGGCCGTCCCCCAGCAGCCGGCGTACGGCTACCCGGCCAGTCTCCCGACCTACGGCTACGGCTATCCGGACGGTTCCTTCCGGCTCCCCCCGCAGGGCCCCCAGTTCGTCGGACGGTGA